One stretch of Carassius gibelio isolate Cgi1373 ecotype wild population from Czech Republic chromosome B1, carGib1.2-hapl.c, whole genome shotgun sequence DNA includes these proteins:
- the LOC127948821 gene encoding E3 SUMO-protein ligase ZBED1: MIATDFQPFSIVEDTGFKKYSQALNPSYIPPSRKALAQKVTDMYDRETASLKRRVSKVPAVCLTTDCWTSRTTASYMSVTCHFIEDFRVASCLLDCFEFSERHTADNIAQQLLSVAAEWGVDKKVVCCLTDNAANVTKAIQTIGWMHLPCLAHTINLVVRDALQASKPIIDKVKEAVEYFHRSTMGAQKLKETQLQMKMEELRPKQDCPTRWNSTYYMLKSFIASKNAIISTLAVTNAPVRHLSQEEWTTVQEMCTILQPFEEVTVELSAESYLTASKVIVLARGLQRATADFRRKTTTAVAQGVIDSLCASMSSRFHRIHANHILAEAAALDPRFKRMAFPDGRTADETFQRLSTAAARISSGKPIQQQPAVEGLEGAGSGAGSIVWSYFHEEVAGTVEARNPTADAVMEVRAYLEEPLLPTHEDPLKWWESRAPVYPRLSKLMAKKLCVVATSVPSERIFSKTGQIISERRSRLKPKKVRALVFLNANLPKDKKERQKKP, encoded by the exons ATGATAGCCACTGACTTCCAGCCTTTCTCAATAGTGGAGGACACAGGATTCAAAAAATATTCACAGGCGCTCAACCCCTCCTACATTCCTCCAAGTAGGAAGGCACTAGCCCAGAAGGTCACCGATATGTATGACAGGGAGACAGCATCTTTGAAGAGAAGGGTGTCAAAAGTACCAGCTGTCTGTTTAACCACAGACTGTTGGACTTCAAGAACGACAGCATCATATATGTCTGTAACCTGCCATTTTATCGAGGATTTCCGTGTGGCCTCCTGTCTCCTGGACTGTTTTGAATTCAGTGAGCGGCACACAGCAGACAACATTGCACAACAGCTGCTTAGTGTTGCAGCAGAGTGGGGGGTGGACAAGAAAGTAGTGTGCTGCCTAACCGATAATGCGGCAAATGTTACTAAGGCTATACAAACCATTGGATGGATGCACCTACCATGCCTGGCCCATACTATTAACCTGGTGGTAAGAGATGCCCTGCAAGCTTCAAAGCCCATCATTGATAAGGTGAAAGAGGCAGTGGAATACTTTCACAGAAGCACCATGGGGGCACAAAAACTGAAGGAGACTCAACTACAAATGAAGATGGAGGAGCTCCGACCAAAACAGGATTGTCCTACAAGGTGGAATTCCACCTACTACATGTTGAAAAGCTTTATTGCCAGTAAAAATGCTATAATCTCCACCCTGGCCGTCACCAATGCACCTGTCCGCCACCTGTCCCAGGAGGAATGGACCACAGTGCAAGAAATGTGCACAATCTTGCAACCATTTGAGGAAGTCACTGTAGAACTCAGTGCAGAAAG CTACTTGACAGCCTCGAAGGTCATAGTGCTGGCCAGGGGACTTCAAAGAGCCACAGCTGATTTCCGGCGAAAAACTACAACAGCGGTAGCACAAGGTGTGATCGACAGTCTGTGTGCAAGTATGTCATCGCGATTCCACAGGATTCATGCCAACCACATACTAGCAGAGGCTGCTGCACTTGACCCGCGTTTTAAGAGGATGGCCTTCCCTGATGGCAGAACAGCAGATGAGACGTTTCAAAGGCTGTCAACTGCAGCAGCAAGAATTAGCAGTGGCAAACCCATCCAACAGCAACCAGCTGTGGAAGGACTGGAAGGAGCAGGCAGTGGTGCTGGATCAATAGTTTGGAGCTATTTCCATGAGGAA GTAGCTGGAACAGTGGAAGCCAGGAATCCAACCGCTGATGCTGTCATGGAGGTGCGAGCCTACCTGGAGGAGCCTCTTCTTCCAACACATGAGGATCCCCTCAAGTGGTGGGAGAGTCGAGCCCCTGTTTACCCCAGGCTTAGCAAGCTGATGGCCAAGAAGCTTTGTGTTGTGGCGACATCAGTTCCCTCTGAGAGAATATTCTCGAAAACTGGACAGATAATCTCAGAGAGGAGAAGTCGCCTTAAGCCCAAAAAGGTCAGAGCTCTTGTCTTCCTTAATGCAAATTTGCCCAAAGACAAAAAAGAGAGGCAGAAAAAGCCATAA